A single genomic interval of bacterium harbors:
- a CDS encoding TniQ family protein, with protein sequence MKRTKKHGTTPFSINDLPIKATRLCSLVPRGLGTKDVESLTSYTVRLAKAHCIRSITLMRKEIGPLTGKLWLTKEGSTESRKYLNGMGVTASDWIAALQILTGCNRLRELSFLHYKNVIDDKGLLNSTRCWCPECYEQWLKDGKEIYDPIAWYLKGTKACSSHQVLLAANCPECRRKQPYLPVYPELSICAHCEASLAGTYTRKVTVAKNDTESTLAELLILASQSTTVSRSDFAEKIKRLVELSADGNCALLARLVGVSSACIENWSRNLTIPKLQSFCQLCRGLRVGPPEFFAKGFPSQSFCAELRASVTHNSLRKNSHLDYKYDWNDVEKSLQAILNAKQRPQTISEIEKQMGFCQGKLYERFPDLCRRITQRHYSEGNGRVQPRSVPTKLLDEFNRSMKEDPPISIGDFADRIKYNKEYLYGAYPFISHQIRSRFREYKKRRQREWEIQLLSQALVADPPINIAEFSRQTRMQEFYLRRHHGELSCKLSQRYIRFRTEQTAEKIRQMIKAKLCVDPPPSMRSVLSDICKAFWMEEQKSDACLPIRRRSRPKNHGSEI encoded by the coding sequence ATGAAACGAACGAAAAAACACGGCACCACGCCGTTTTCGATCAACGACCTGCCGATTAAAGCTACGCGGCTTTGTTCTCTGGTGCCCAGAGGGCTTGGCACGAAAGATGTTGAAAGTCTGACAAGTTACACGGTTCGATTGGCGAAAGCGCATTGCATTCGTTCTATTACCTTAATGAGGAAGGAAATCGGTCCGTTAACGGGTAAGCTCTGGTTAACAAAAGAAGGCTCTACCGAATCGAGGAAATACCTGAACGGTATGGGAGTGACAGCATCCGACTGGATCGCTGCACTACAGATCCTTACGGGCTGCAACAGACTGCGCGAGCTGTCCTTTTTGCATTACAAAAATGTGATCGATGATAAGGGTTTGCTGAATTCCACCAGGTGCTGGTGTCCCGAATGTTATGAACAATGGCTGAAGGACGGAAAAGAGATCTACGATCCGATAGCGTGGTATTTGAAAGGAACCAAGGCATGCAGCAGCCATCAAGTGCTTTTAGCTGCGAACTGTCCTGAGTGCCGGAGAAAGCAGCCGTACCTGCCAGTTTATCCGGAACTGTCGATTTGCGCCCACTGTGAAGCATCGCTTGCCGGAACATATACAAGAAAAGTAACGGTAGCGAAGAATGATACTGAAAGTACCCTCGCCGAATTGTTGATTCTCGCAAGCCAGTCTACAACGGTAAGCCGCTCCGATTTTGCAGAAAAGATCAAGCGACTCGTAGAACTTTCGGCCGATGGAAATTGTGCGTTGCTTGCCCGGCTCGTTGGTGTATCCAGTGCATGCATTGAGAATTGGTCTCGGAACTTGACGATTCCCAAATTGCAAAGCTTTTGTCAATTATGTAGAGGGTTACGAGTGGGGCCGCCCGAATTTTTCGCGAAAGGCTTCCCTTCGCAATCATTCTGTGCTGAACTCCGAGCCAGCGTTACACACAACTCTTTAAGGAAAAATAGCCATCTTGATTATAAGTACGATTGGAATGATGTCGAGAAATCACTTCAGGCCATTCTAAACGCCAAACAAAGACCTCAAACAATCTCCGAAATAGAAAAGCAAATGGGGTTTTGCCAGGGGAAATTGTACGAAAGATTTCCCGACCTGTGCAGACGAATCACGCAACGACATTATTCTGAAGGTAATGGGCGGGTTCAGCCACGTTCCGTACCTACAAAGTTATTGGACGAATTCAACAGATCGATGAAAGAGGACCCTCCGATTTCCATCGGAGACTTTGCCGACCGGATTAAATACAACAAGGAATATTTATATGGCGCTTATCCGTTTATCTCCCATCAGATCCGATCAAGATTTCGCGAATACAAAAAGCGACGTCAAAGAGAATGGGAGATTCAACTTCTTAGTCAGGCTCTCGTGGCTGATCCACCTATCAACATTGCTGAATTTTCGCGGCAAACACGAATGCAGGAATTCTATCTGCGTAGACATCATGGTGAACTCTCCTGTAAATTGTCTCAGCGATATATTCGATTCAGAACTGAGCAAACCGCAGAAAAGATCCGTCAAATGATTAAAGCAAAGTTGTGTGTTGATCCTCCGCCTTCCATGAGAAGTGTTCTCAGCGATATTTGCAAGGCTTTTTGGATGGAGGAGCAAAAGAGCGACGCTTGTCTACCGATACGCAGGAGATCTCGCCCGAAAAATCACGGCTCGGAAATATGA
- a CDS encoding ATP-binding protein: MKYFEDYVAAHELLDNLFADLRNAILLPAGTSILTVIGPTGVGKTFLRKLIESEILEEWSRIQKEDAEWDRGRIPVVSTEVIARDKLQFSWNGFYERVLRALYEPLIDQKIDIKPIKPDPYRLVCSYRSVSGNKLRFALESALIHRKPFAVFVDEAQHLIRCGGYKLQDQMDCIKSIANTTGVIHVLMGTYEMADLLDLSDQLMRRTLPLHFRRYHESTRDLRVFANVIYSFQRKMPVPTEPNLIEHRQFLYERSLGCVGILKDWLMRFLNRAYRNGGKTITLKDLEATVILSKERTSKIRRRMEQEERAFEALIASDTQLTAKTDEPADVKTKKTNRRPGRRKPGRDPLGEAA; encoded by the coding sequence TTGAAATATTTCGAAGATTATGTAGCGGCTCACGAGCTTCTCGACAATCTTTTTGCAGACCTGCGAAACGCCATACTTCTTCCCGCCGGAACTTCAATCCTTACTGTCATCGGCCCCACCGGAGTTGGCAAAACTTTTCTCAGGAAGTTAATTGAATCTGAAATTCTTGAAGAATGGTCTCGGATTCAGAAGGAAGACGCTGAATGGGATCGCGGCCGCATCCCCGTAGTTTCAACTGAAGTCATCGCCAGAGACAAGCTTCAATTTTCCTGGAATGGATTTTACGAAAGAGTTCTTCGGGCTCTCTATGAACCTTTGATTGATCAAAAGATTGACATAAAGCCGATAAAACCAGATCCCTATCGTTTGGTCTGTTCATACCGGAGTGTGAGCGGGAACAAACTGAGATTTGCACTTGAGTCGGCGCTTATCCACAGAAAACCGTTTGCTGTCTTTGTTGATGAGGCACAACATCTCATTCGGTGTGGTGGATACAAATTGCAGGACCAAATGGACTGCATCAAATCGATAGCTAACACAACCGGCGTGATCCATGTACTCATGGGCACATATGAAATGGCCGATCTTTTAGATCTCAGCGATCAGCTCATGAGACGCACATTGCCGCTGCATTTCCGCCGTTATCACGAATCAACTCGCGATCTCCGGGTTTTTGCGAATGTTATTTACAGCTTCCAACGCAAGATGCCAGTACCAACTGAGCCGAATCTAATTGAGCATCGCCAGTTCCTTTATGAGCGGTCTCTCGGCTGTGTTGGAATTTTGAAGGATTGGCTGATGCGTTTCCTTAATCGCGCCTACAGAAATGGCGGAAAAACCATAACTCTGAAGGATCTTGAGGCAACCGTCATTCTTTCGAAAGAACGTACCTCAAAAATTCGAAGGCGAATGGAACAAGAAGAGAGGGCATTTGAAGCCCTTATCGCGTCTGATACTCAATTGACAGCCAAGACCGATGAACCTGCGGACGTAAAAACCAAAAAGACAAATCGACGTCCGGGCCGGAGAAAACCAGGCCGAGACCCGCTCGGAGAAGCAGCGTGA
- a CDS encoding DDE-type integrase/transposase/recombinase — protein sequence MFKSNEEFQNWCKRNELSEKAIRLIKTIRSEPPSRRVGGGAGNVCGFYNRSRKMAHSVQFESHTVELPFIYRFEFDEDVIEYWEQVPSFNLDYRDESGRRYRHVYTPDFFVIRKSRAGWVETKTKKSLIKLSEKFPDRYVKKDGKWISPAAIRYASEFGLDFEVASSDEVNYILQRNLQLLEPYYSGVQRQTNSSQERIMEILNHHGCISLSKLLQEEGVRIEDVYWLISDTTVFVDLEETFLGDTSRVTVYRNPETAAFHQKLKTQPANDGAILPIEAIRTGMTVNWDSRICKIILAGQSTALVQFTDEEPATISMKILKEQAYEGKIRALQQETPSSWALDQILLTTSESQRLEALRRFRIIEPVIRGESSGEFPVSRRTLRNWMRKYRFAEKQYGNGFYGLIPKPNRGNTVDRLSTIVNNKGIAFDMRKLMTDCIEQHYMNERQKRKSVVYSELVLLCKKNGVAPPSKKAFRRALKRFTKEEEERSRKGPKAAHQHEQFYYTLDETVPVHGDRPWQVAHLDHTELDIELVDSETRKAIGRPWLTILIDAYCRKIFAFHITFERPSYRSYLEVLRECVRLWNRLPETLVVDCGAEFGSRHFEMFLATYRINKKQRPPSKARFGSPIERFFGISNELFIHNLVGNTQIMKNVRQVSKSTNPKKLAAWTISKFGYAFEKWIEFYNNRQHGTLLISPNEAYELGMQKHPVPYRRIGYDQNFLIDSMPSPRTGKAKVDGCRGIKVNYLYYWSNKLALPTVAGARVDVRYDPFNLGVVYAFVNGQWEACHARSHYHELKNYTETELKYASAEIRKRYQNLGRRHVPNAAEFAQFFEEIQKTEQEEIEIRHRKSSELRKSRRPLNSEDVANRKEEFDIDLKSLKVLNWRKR from the coding sequence ATGTTCAAAAGTAACGAAGAGTTTCAGAATTGGTGCAAGAGAAATGAGCTTTCGGAGAAGGCGATCCGATTGATCAAAACCATCAGATCCGAACCGCCGTCCAGACGTGTAGGCGGTGGCGCTGGAAACGTTTGCGGTTTCTACAATCGCAGTCGGAAGATGGCTCACTCGGTTCAATTTGAAAGCCATACGGTGGAGCTTCCTTTTATTTACAGATTCGAGTTTGACGAAGACGTTATCGAATACTGGGAGCAGGTTCCGAGTTTCAATCTGGACTACCGTGATGAATCCGGGAGAAGGTACAGGCATGTTTATACCCCGGACTTTTTCGTGATTCGGAAATCTCGTGCCGGTTGGGTTGAGACAAAGACGAAAAAATCGTTGATCAAATTGAGCGAGAAATTCCCCGATCGATACGTGAAGAAAGACGGGAAGTGGATTTCACCTGCGGCCATTCGATACGCTTCTGAATTCGGTCTCGATTTTGAAGTTGCAAGTTCCGATGAGGTCAATTACATCCTCCAGCGAAATCTACAGCTCCTCGAGCCTTACTATTCTGGAGTTCAAAGGCAAACCAACTCCAGCCAAGAAAGGATCATGGAGATCCTGAATCACCATGGTTGCATTTCCCTTTCCAAACTACTCCAAGAGGAAGGCGTGAGGATTGAAGACGTCTACTGGCTGATTTCAGACACGACAGTTTTTGTTGATCTTGAGGAAACGTTTCTTGGCGATACCAGTCGTGTCACAGTTTATCGAAATCCCGAAACGGCGGCCTTCCATCAAAAGTTGAAAACGCAGCCGGCTAATGACGGGGCCATCTTGCCGATCGAAGCCATCCGCACTGGAATGACAGTCAATTGGGATTCACGTATATGCAAAATTATCCTCGCAGGCCAATCTACAGCACTTGTGCAGTTTACTGACGAAGAACCAGCGACGATTTCAATGAAGATCCTTAAAGAGCAGGCCTACGAAGGAAAGATTCGCGCGTTGCAACAAGAGACGCCATCTTCTTGGGCGCTTGACCAAATTCTCTTAACGACCTCTGAGTCTCAGCGGCTTGAGGCTTTGCGACGCTTCAGGATTATCGAGCCTGTAATTCGCGGGGAATCCAGTGGTGAATTTCCTGTTTCCAGACGAACACTCAGGAACTGGATGAGGAAATATCGGTTTGCGGAAAAGCAATACGGAAACGGCTTTTATGGCCTCATTCCTAAGCCGAACAGAGGAAATACGGTTGATCGACTATCAACAATTGTAAACAACAAAGGAATCGCATTCGATATGAGGAAGCTCATGACCGATTGCATTGAGCAACATTACATGAATGAACGACAGAAACGAAAGTCCGTGGTTTATTCGGAACTGGTTCTTCTATGTAAAAAGAACGGCGTTGCACCACCTTCAAAAAAAGCATTCAGGCGAGCATTAAAGCGTTTTACCAAAGAAGAGGAGGAGCGGTCTCGCAAAGGCCCTAAAGCGGCTCATCAGCACGAACAGTTCTACTACACGCTCGATGAAACGGTTCCCGTTCATGGTGATCGTCCCTGGCAGGTAGCTCATCTTGATCACACGGAACTGGATATTGAACTGGTCGATTCTGAGACAAGAAAGGCCATCGGACGACCATGGCTTACGATTCTTATTGATGCCTATTGCCGGAAGATCTTCGCTTTTCATATCACATTTGAGAGACCAAGTTACCGATCCTATCTAGAAGTTCTTCGAGAGTGCGTCAGACTATGGAACAGACTTCCCGAGACGCTAGTCGTTGACTGTGGAGCTGAATTCGGAAGCCGACACTTCGAGATGTTCCTGGCGACCTACCGGATCAACAAAAAGCAAAGGCCGCCTTCCAAAGCACGATTCGGTTCGCCGATTGAACGATTCTTTGGAATTTCCAATGAGCTGTTCATTCATAACTTGGTCGGCAACACGCAAATTATGAAGAATGTCCGCCAGGTTTCAAAGTCAACCAATCCTAAAAAACTCGCTGCATGGACGATTTCGAAATTTGGATATGCATTTGAAAAGTGGATCGAGTTTTATAACAACCGGCAACATGGAACGCTTTTAATAAGCCCGAACGAAGCCTATGAACTTGGAATGCAAAAGCATCCGGTTCCGTATCGACGGATCGGATATGACCAGAACTTTTTGATCGATTCTATGCCGTCGCCTCGCACTGGTAAAGCGAAAGTCGATGGCTGCAGGGGAATTAAAGTGAACTATCTGTACTACTGGTCGAATAAGTTAGCCTTACCCACAGTTGCAGGGGCACGCGTTGATGTCCGTTACGATCCGTTCAACCTGGGCGTGGTTTATGCGTTTGTGAATGGCCAATGGGAAGCTTGTCACGCGCGCAGTCACTATCATGAGCTTAAGAACTACACTGAGACAGAGCTGAAGTACGCATCAGCTGAGATTCGAAAGCGATATCAGAATCTTGGCCGGCGACATGTCCCCAATGCTGCAGAGTTCGCACAATTCTTTGAGGAAATTCAAAAGACCGAACAAGAGGAAATTGAAATCCGCCATCGCAAGAGTTCGGAGTTGAGAAAATCTCGGCGCCCTTTAAATTCTGAGGATGTTGCAAACAGAAAAGAAGAGTTCGATATCGATCTGAAATCCTTGAAAGTTCTGAACTGGAGGAAGAGATGA
- a CDS encoding TniQ family protein yields MPKDTRSSKIMAAIQVSKNEYLSSRLYHLKLIGTGTEHVESLASYSGRLASVHCVTVGTLVSKEIVPVLNKPWMVTQRGYILSPHSPQTTAICGAGRIAIDWVAALERLTLRHDLKYGTMLPWAAVIAQKNLIRKFRVWCPECYEQQFHKGVVYDPLLWSLEAVTLCKIHRRQLSKKCRICNRSLPVIGSKYVPGLCSRCGNWLGTSEPQRILANWKSSNFEFWKVESIGNLLAVTPAGSNLSTRDAFMASIEIAVKWAGSLTALASLSGFDPQTIRAWRTARLLPRLSAVCKLAWALHSPLFEFLTGCWEPKAKFLGYRPPNDKKKGNLLASDRMKKSRRKPAQIKKLLEKALKEVPVPSLSEVAKRIKYEKSSLYKRHNSLARSIAKAHKNCSENTRRNRNRSVRLILENALTEIPPPSVNKMKKRIFEKFGWRLNLNKLFPELCGSISRRFFRYRAAATEEFRNEIRDEIKEVVAQLLTHGIYPSNKIVASRMSRKVTHNAIWFTEAVRETRSMNLIAETQKRVS; encoded by the coding sequence ATGCCGAAGGATACTCGGTCGTCCAAAATCATGGCTGCCATACAAGTTTCAAAAAATGAATATTTGAGCAGCCGACTGTATCATCTAAAACTGATCGGTACAGGAACTGAGCATGTTGAAAGCCTTGCAAGCTACAGCGGTCGGCTCGCGTCAGTCCACTGTGTGACTGTCGGAACTCTTGTTTCAAAAGAGATCGTTCCAGTACTAAACAAGCCCTGGATGGTGACGCAACGAGGGTATATTCTTTCGCCGCATTCTCCGCAAACAACGGCAATCTGTGGTGCCGGTCGAATCGCAATCGATTGGGTTGCCGCGCTTGAGCGGCTGACTCTCAGACACGATCTTAAGTATGGAACGATGCTTCCCTGGGCGGCCGTGATCGCGCAGAAGAACCTAATACGAAAGTTTCGAGTCTGGTGCCCTGAATGTTACGAACAACAGTTCCACAAGGGCGTCGTGTACGATCCCCTTCTCTGGTCCCTTGAAGCCGTCACGCTTTGCAAAATCCATCGGCGACAACTTTCAAAGAAGTGTCGGATCTGTAACCGCAGCCTACCGGTGATCGGATCAAAATATGTTCCAGGCCTCTGTTCTAGGTGTGGTAATTGGTTGGGAACTTCTGAGCCACAAAGAATCCTAGCCAATTGGAAGTCTTCTAATTTTGAGTTCTGGAAAGTTGAATCAATTGGAAACTTGCTTGCCGTGACACCTGCTGGAAGCAATCTGTCAACTCGCGACGCCTTCATGGCATCCATCGAAATTGCTGTCAAATGGGCAGGAAGCTTGACTGCTCTGGCGTCGCTCTCAGGTTTTGATCCCCAAACAATTAGGGCATGGAGAACCGCGAGACTACTTCCCCGACTGAGCGCTGTCTGCAAGCTTGCTTGGGCACTTCATTCTCCCCTGTTCGAATTCCTAACCGGTTGCTGGGAGCCCAAAGCAAAATTTCTGGGCTATCGTCCGCCAAATGATAAGAAAAAAGGCAACTTACTTGCTTCAGATAGAATGAAGAAGAGCAGAAGAAAACCGGCACAGATCAAGAAGCTTCTTGAAAAGGCGCTTAAGGAGGTTCCAGTCCCGTCTCTTTCTGAGGTTGCGAAGAGGATCAAATATGAAAAATCATCCTTATATAAGCGCCACAATAGTCTGGCACGCTCGATTGCCAAAGCACACAAAAATTGCAGTGAAAACACTCGACGAAATCGGAATCGCTCTGTTCGTCTAATTCTGGAAAATGCGCTAACTGAAATACCGCCTCCATCCGTAAACAAAATGAAAAAAAGAATTTTCGAGAAATTTGGATGGCGGCTCAATCTGAACAAACTGTTCCCGGAACTATGTGGATCGATAAGCCGCCGGTTCTTTCGATATCGAGCCGCGGCAACTGAGGAGTTTCGAAATGAAATCCGGGATGAGATAAAGGAAGTTGTTGCGCAACTTCTAACTCATGGCATTTATCCTTCAAACAAGATCGTCGCTTCACGTATGAGCAGGAAAGTGACTCATAATGCCATATGGTTTACAGAAGCTGTCCGTGAAACACGGAGCATGAATCTCATCGCAGAAACGCAGAAGCGAGTTTCATAG
- a CDS encoding Rrf2 family transcriptional regulator translates to MITRKTKYALSALVHLARKAQDGPVLISRLAKEERIPKKFLESILLELKRRGILQSKRGKGGGYSLNRPAELIRLGQVIRLMDGPLAPIPCVSETAYQPCEDCINEATCGIRLVMKQVRDATAVILDNTTLADVLIRTGGKGKRSK, encoded by the coding sequence ATGATTACGCGAAAAACGAAATATGCGCTTTCGGCTCTGGTTCATCTTGCGCGCAAGGCTCAGGATGGACCTGTCTTGATTTCGAGACTTGCCAAAGAAGAGCGTATCCCCAAGAAGTTTTTAGAATCAATCCTGTTGGAATTGAAAAGGCGTGGCATCCTTCAGAGTAAACGAGGCAAAGGCGGCGGCTATTCTTTAAACAGGCCGGCCGAATTGATCCGTCTTGGTCAGGTCATACGGCTCATGGACGGGCCGCTTGCTCCGATCCCATGCGTAAGCGAGACGGCGTATCAACCTTGTGAAGATTGCATAAACGAAGCTACCTGCGGAATCCGTCTGGTGATGAAACAGGTCCGGGATGCCACTGCCGTAATTTTGGACAACACGACTCTGGCGGACGTGCTTATCCGAACAGGTGGCAAGGGAAAAAGAAGCAAATAA
- a CDS encoding YezD family protein, which produces MDHRNTEIEQQQYLEILRAVKKIQYGSVEIVIHDSKIVQIETREKVRFEKQRSVK; this is translated from the coding sequence ATGGACCATCGAAACACTGAAATTGAGCAACAGCAGTATTTGGAGATCCTGCGAGCGGTAAAGAAGATTCAGTACGGCTCCGTAGAGATCGTCATTCACGATTCGAAAATCGTTCAGATCGAGACAAGAGAAAAAGTTCGTTTTGAGAAACAGAGATCTGTGAAATAG